One window from the genome of Deltaproteobacteria bacterium encodes:
- a CDS encoding TIGR03619 family F420-dependent LLM class oxidoreductase, whose translation MKLGLFLPLAGDPTRLRDTVATAATVGERTGFHSLWFAEHVALFDTPASRYPYSPDGSFPLTGEVGIVEPFVAISFAAALTTRIRLGTGICLVPQRPPLYTAKQVADCDVLSGGRLDFGVGIGWLREEFEALGVPFADRAARCREYLAAMRTLWTDPVSRYEGRLVRVPPLRMFPKPIQKPHPPIVFGGESDAALRRVADLGQGWYGFNLLPDEAAARIAALDALLARRGRRPESVAVSVSPYFKPARDAAALGAYAEAGVDQVIYLVGLRGAETVRAEIEALAAELMPAAARLGPGPRRRG comes from the coding sequence ATGAAGCTCGGGCTCTTCCTCCCCCTGGCCGGCGATCCGACCCGGCTCCGCGACACCGTCGCCACCGCCGCGACCGTCGGCGAGCGGACCGGCTTTCATTCGCTCTGGTTCGCGGAGCACGTGGCGCTCTTCGACACCCCCGCGTCGCGCTACCCGTACTCGCCGGACGGCAGCTTCCCGCTCACCGGCGAGGTCGGGATCGTCGAGCCGTTCGTCGCGATCTCCTTCGCCGCCGCGCTCACCACGCGCATCCGGCTCGGCACCGGCATCTGCCTCGTCCCGCAGCGCCCGCCGCTCTACACCGCGAAGCAGGTGGCCGACTGCGACGTCCTCTCCGGCGGGCGGCTCGACTTCGGCGTCGGCATCGGCTGGCTGCGCGAGGAGTTCGAGGCGCTCGGCGTGCCGTTCGCCGACCGCGCCGCGCGCTGCCGCGAGTACCTGGCCGCCATGCGCACGCTGTGGACCGACCCGGTGTCCCGGTACGAGGGGCGGCTCGTGCGCGTGCCGCCGCTGCGCATGTTCCCGAAGCCCATCCAGAAGCCGCACCCGCCGATCGTCTTCGGCGGCGAGAGCGACGCCGCGCTCCGCCGCGTCGCGGACCTGGGTCAGGGTTGGTACGGGTTCAACCTCCTGCCCGACGAGGCGGCCGCGCGCATCGCGGCGCTCGACGCGCTGCTCGCGCGCCGGGGGCGGAGGCCGGAGTCGGTCGCGGTGAGCGTCTCGCCCTATTTCAAGCCGGCGCGCGACGCGGCGGCGCTCGGCGCGTACGCCGAGGCGGGCGTCGATCAGGTGATCTATCTCGTGGGGCTCCGGGGCGCCGAGACCGTCCGCGCGGAGATCGAGGCCCTCGCTGCGGAGCTGATG